In a genomic window of Penaeus monodon isolate SGIC_2016 chromosome 27, NSTDA_Pmon_1, whole genome shotgun sequence:
- the LOC119590356 gene encoding uncharacterized protein LOC119590356: MHTLPHPHGNITSPLSLSPEIEFETMASVRSIAVLMLVALSLAAVCESLKLCRQFPSCCATNSCHALCPSCREAKFFTNGVRNKPSGRVPKISFINGDPFANPSGGVFPDPLIFV; encoded by the exons ATGcacactctccctcacccacacgGGAATATCACAtcacccttatctctctctccag AAATCGAATTCGAGACAATGGCAAGTGTTCGCTCCATTGCTGTGCTTATGTTGGTGGCGCTGTCCCTGGCTGCAGTATGCGAATCCCTGAAGCTGTGTCGGCAGTTCCCTAGCTGCTGCGCGACCAATTCGTGTCACGCGTTGTGCCCCTCGTGTCGGGAAGCCAAGTTCTTCACCAATGGCGTGAGGAACAAGCCCAGTGGACGTGTTCCCAAAATCAGCTTCATCAACGGAGATCCCTTTGCCAACCCAAGTGGCGGCGTGTTCCCCGACCCTCTCATCTTTGTGTAA